The following proteins come from a genomic window of Lolium rigidum isolate FL_2022 chromosome 5, APGP_CSIRO_Lrig_0.1, whole genome shotgun sequence:
- the LOC124651856 gene encoding long chain acyl-CoA synthetase 6, peroxisomal-like yields MSRQQEEERSPAAMDAARRRLRVVSGHFRPHADATGAALDANPTAGEYAHAQGYGVVLPEKLQTGKWNVYRSSRSPLRLVNRFPGTPDIGTLHENFVYAVETFTDCRYLGTRVSTDGTVGDYKWMTYGEASTNRTAIGSGLIYHGIPEGARIGLYFINRPEWIIVDHACAAYSYVSVPLYDTLGPDAVQFIVNHATVEAIFCVPQTLSTLLSFVTQMPCVHLIVVVGGDDANTPPSTETTGVKIITYSRLQSEGKMSSQTYRPPRPEDVATICYTSGTTGTPKGAVLSHENLIANVAGSSLGIKFYPSDVYISYLPLAHIYERANQIALLHYGVAIGFYQGDNLKLMDDLAALRPTVFASVPRLYNRIYSAITNAVKESGGLKERLFRTAYNAKRQAIINGRNPSPMWDKLVFNKIKARLGGRVRLMTSGASPLSADVMEFLRICFGGDVLEGYGMTETSCVITTMDFGDKLIGHVGSPNPSCEVKLVDVPEMNYTSEDQPYPRGEICVRGPSIFCGYYKDEVQTRDVIDDDGWLHTGDIGLWLPGGRLKIIDRKKNIFKLAQGEYIAPEKIENVYAKCKFIAQCFVYGDSFNSFLVAIVAVEPDVLKAWAASQGIQNEDLRQLCADPRAKAAVLADMDSIGKEAQLRGFEFAKAVSLVPEPFTVENGLLTPTFKVKRPQAKAYFAKELADMYAQLREAESARQKL; encoded by the exons ATGTCACGGCAACAGGAGGAGGAGCGATCCCCGGCAGCAATGGACGCCGCGCGGCGCCGCCTCCGCGTCGTCTCCGGGCACTTCCGGCCGCACGCGGACGCCACCGGCGCCGCCCTCGACGCCAACCCCACCGCCGGCGAGTACGCCCACG CGCAGGGGTACGGCGTTGTTCTTCCTGAGAAGTTGCAAACTGGAAAGTGGAACGTGTACCG ATCTTCTCGGTCACCTCTGCGTCTAGTTAATAGGTTTCCTGGTACTCCAGACATTGGGACGCTGCATGAAAATTTTGT GTATGCAGTTGAGACTTTCACGGATTGTAGATATCTGGGTACAAGAGTGTCCACTGATGGAACAGTTGGAGA CTACAAATGGATGACATATGGAGAAGCTAGTACGAACAGGACTGCAATAGGTTCTGGTCTTATCTATCATGGAATACCAGAA GGTGCACGCATTGGTCTGTATTTTATAAACAGACCTGAGTGGATCATAGTTGATCATGCTTGTGCTGCATATTCATATGTATCTGTGCCACTGTATGATACTCTAG GTCCAGATGCAGTTCAGTTCATTGTGAACCATGCAACAGTAGAAGCTATTTTCTGTGTTCCTCAGACACTAAGCACT CTGCTAAGCTTCGTAACTCAAATGCCATGTGTTCACCTTATAGTG GTAGTTGGTGGAGATGATGCGAATACGCCACCTTCAACTGAAACTACTGGAGTGAAAATTATAACTTACTCCAGGCTACAGAGCGAG GGAAAGATGAGTTCTCAAACTTACCGTCCTCCAAGACCTGAAGATGTCGCTACCATCTGCTACACTAGTGGCACTACTGGCACACCGAAG GGAGCTGTTCTTTCTCATGAGAACTTAATCGCAAATGTAGCAGGATCGAGCCTGGGTATTAAGTTTTACCCCTCCGATGT GTATATCTCATATCTACCTTTAGCTCACATCTATGAGAGGGCCAATCAAATTGCACTGCTTCACTATGGTGTTGCCATTGGATTTTACCAAGGG GATAATTTGAAGCTGATGGATGATTTGGCTGCTCTGAGACCAACCGTATTCGCAAGTGTCCCCCGGCTATATAACAGAATTTATTCTGC AATTACAAATGCTGTGAAGGAGTCCGGTGGGTTGAAGGAAAGATTATTTCGTACAGCATACAATGCCAAGAGGCAAGCAATTATTAATG GAAGAAATCCATCACCAATGTGGGATAAGTTGGTATTTAACAAAATAAAAGCTAGGCTTGGTGGACGAGTGAGGCTTATGACTTCAGGCGCATCTCCATTGTCCGCAGATGTAATGGAATTCCTAAGAAT ATGCTTTGGTGGTGATGTTCTTGAAGGATATGGAATGACAGAGACATCTTGTGTCATCACTACAATGGATTTTGGTGACAAGTTAATTGGTCACGTTGGATCACCAAACCCCTCTTGTG AGGTTAAACTTGTGGATGTCCCAGAAATGAATTACACTTCTGAGGATCAACCATATCCTCGTGGAGAAATCTGTGTTAGAGGGCCTTCCATATTCTGTGGTTACTATAAAGACGAAGTCCAAAC AAGAGATGTCATTGATGATGATGGTTGGCTGCACACTGGAGACATAGGTTTGTGGCTGCCTGGAGGGCGTCTGAAAATTATTGACAG AAAAAAGAACATTTTCAAGTTAGCTCAAGGAGAATACATTGCTCCAGAGAAGATTGAGAATGTTTATGCTAAGTGCAAGTTCATTGCCCAATGTTTTGTATATG GTGATAGTTTCAACTCTTTTCTAGTTGCCATTGTAGCAGTTGAACCTGATGTTTTGAAGGCTTGGGCTGCATCACAAGGAATCCAG AACGAGGATTTAAGACAGCTTTGTGCTGATCCGAGAGCAAAAGCTGCTGTCCTGGCTGACATGGATTCTATTGGAAAGGAGGCACAG CTAAGAGGTTTTGAATTTGCCAAAGCTGTTAGTCTTGTTCCTGAACCATTCACAGTGGAAAATGGTCTCCTCACCCCCACGTTCAAG GTCAAAAGACCACAAGCTAAGGCTTACTTCGCAAAAGAACTTGCAGATATGTATGCGCAACTGCGTGAGGCCGAATCAGCTAGACAGAAGCTGTAA